A genomic stretch from Penaeus vannamei isolate JL-2024 chromosome 6, ASM4276789v1, whole genome shotgun sequence includes:
- the LOC113817599 gene encoding uncharacterized protein isoform X1 (The sequence of the model RefSeq protein was modified relative to this genomic sequence to represent the inferred CDS: added 111 bases not found in genome assembly) gives MVLFLALSCLLPGLALTMSVEGRAAPDLSTYNSVGERVQPDLSTYNSVDERVHPDLSTYNSVEERVHPDLSTYNSVDERVRPDLSTYNSVEERVHPDLSTYNSVDERVHPDLSTYNVDEMYLRGDTEDSGPVEEPFEQTNPDVVDGKNLFEKDIMLTEAQWEQVLARKGLAAESRRWPEDASGTPRVKYRFADENVDQQAVLAGIAHWETHTCVRFDLITDANQPHLMFRQLSGCWSYIGYLPEYFPRGQNISIGLNCESLGTVAHEIGHSLGWYHEQSRPDRDLFVHVNSQNVQSGRLGNFHKQSDTEVNNQNVPYDLRSVMHYGGTYFSINEHLTLATVDPRDQGLIGKRVGFSHMDILIANRMYHCIDKWLENCGLTADPCQNNGFTGESCTCVCPEGTTGTHCETVTGDYHAAYRSACNELITSPTTISSPNYPNKYPAGVTCAKWIKAPENMIPKVTFTDFRLTACANKWDFLEIRTNDLFDGDFYCENQIAAGTSFVGTSRELILMFYTRSNRGYGWEADVTFFDPSTTTTTTPEPTTTTTPEPTTTTTTPEPTTTTTPEPTTTTTTPEPTTTTTTPEPTTTTTTPEPTTTTTTPEPTTTTTTPEPTTTTTPEPTTTTTTPEPTTTTTPEPTTTTTTPEPTTTTTTPEPTTTTTTPEPTTTSTTPEPTTTTTTPEPTTITTTPEPTTTTTTPEPTTTTTPEPTTTTTTPEPTTTTTPDPTTTTTTPEPTTTTTTPEPTTTTTTPKPTTTTTTPEPTTTTTPEPTTTTTTPEPTTTTTTPEPTTTTTTPEPTTTITTPEPTTTTTTPEPTTTTTTPEPTTTTTPEPTTTTTTPEPTTTTTTPEPTTTTTPEPTTTTTTPEPTTTTTTPEPTTTAPEITTTGPTNDNASCTLYSFDDKVDWTSPYFGVADYPNDFKCGIVGYYDGPLMAKYTFNTFQLEGKSRRRNELCHDYVDIPIPYSRSMRFCGSQTGYQNVPNFRFSTEFVTDSSITDVGYNISISWEITECHTVIQLSKKDSRGTISSPNYPSDYPDQAACEWWIVAPAGKKVTLQFRDVQVNNPDCEAFYIAVDRSGSGNYLPENSDLICSEIKKLTLTSDAETMNVAFYGRAMSNAGFTARYRMS, from the exons GTTCAGCCAGATCTTAGCACGTATAAT tcTGTGGACGAGAGGGTTCACCCAGATCTTAGCACGTAcaat tccGTGGAGGAGAGGGTTCACCCAGATCTTAGCACATATAAT TCTGTGGACGAGAGGGTTCGCCCAGATCTTAGCACGTATAAT tccGTGGAGGAGAGGGTTCACCCAGATCTTAGCACATATAAT TCTGTGGACGAGAGGGTTCACCCAGATCTTAGCACGTATAAT GTGGACGAGATGTACCTACGTGGAGACACCGAGGATTCTGGT CCCGTGGAGGAGCCCTTCGAACAGACCAACCCGGACGTCGTCGATGGCAAAAACCTCTTCGAGAAGGATATCATGCTGACGGAGGCCCAGTGGGAGCAGGTGCTGGCGAGGAAGGGCTTGGCCGCCGAGTCGAGGCGCTGGCCCGAGGACGCCTCTGGGACTCCGCGCGTCAAATACCGCTTCGCCGACG AGAACGTGGACCAGCAGGCCGTCCTCGCAGGCATCGCCCACTGGGAGACTCACACCTGCGTTCGCTTCGACCTCATCACCGACGCCAACCAACCGCACCTCATGTTCCGTCAGCTGAGCGGCTGCTGGTCCTACATCGGCTACCTACCCGAATACTTCCCGAGAGGACAAAACATATCGATTGGTCTTAATTGCGAGTCG CTGGGCACCGTCGCCCATGAGATCGGCCACTCCCTGGGCTGGTACCACGAGCAGTCCCGCCCCGACAGAGACCTCTTCGTCCACGTCAACTCGCAGAATGTCCAGTCGGGCAGGCTCGGCAACTTCCACAAGCAGTCTGACACCGAGGTCAACAACCAGAACGTGCCTTATGACCTGAGGAGCGTCATGCACTACGGAGGAACG TACTTCAGCATAAACGAGCACCTCACCCTGGCAACAGTGGACCCACGTGACCAAGGACTCATCGGCAAACGCGTCGGCTTCTCACACATGGATATTCTGATCGCCAACCGGATGTATCACTGCATCG ACAAATGGCTCGAGAACTGTGGCTTGACCGCTGATCCCTGCCAGAACAACGGCTTCACGGGGGAGTCCTGCACCTGCGTGTGTCCTGAGGGAACGACGGGTACACACTGCGAGACTGTCACCGGCGATTACCACg CTGCCTACCGAAGTGCCTGCAACGAGCTCATCACCTCCCCAACGACCATTAGTTCTCCTAATTATCCTAACAAATATCCTGCAG GCGTGACGTGTGCCAAGTGGATCAAAGCCCCTGAGAACATGATTCCGAAGGTCACGTTCACCGATTTCAGATTAACAGCCTGCGCCAATAAGTGGGATTTCTTGGAGATTCGGACCAACGATCTCTTCGATGGAGATTT cTACTGCGAAAACCAAATCGCCGCCGGCACCTCTTTCGTAGGTACAAGCAGAGAGCTAATCCTCATGTTCTATACCCGATCCAACCGCGGATATGGGTGGGAAGCGGATGTCACTTTCTTCGACCCTTCGACAACGACTACCACAACTCCAGAGCCTACAACTACCACAACTCCAGAGCCTACAACGACTACCACAACTCCAGAGCCTACAACTACCACAACTCCAGAGCCTACAACGACTACCACGACTCCAGAGCCTACAACGACTACCACGACTCCAGAGCCTACAACGACTACCACAACTCCAGAGCCTACAACGACTACCACAACTCCAGAGCCTACAACGACTACCACAACTCCCGAACCCACAACTACCACAACTCCGGAGCCTACAACGACTACCACAACTCCAGAGCCTACAACTACCACAACTCCAGAGCCTACAACGACTACCACAACTCCAGAGCCTACAACGACTACCACAACTCCCGAAcccacaactactaccacaactCCAGAGCCTACAACGACTTCCACAACTCCCGAAcccacaactactaccacaactCCAGAGCCTACAACGATTACCACAACTCCGGAGCCTACAACGACTACCACAACTCCAGAGCCTACAACTACCACAACTCCAGAGCCTACAACGACTACCACAACTCCAGAGCCTACAACTACCACAACTCCAGACCCAACAACGACTACTACAACTCCGGAACCTACAACGACTACCACAACTCCAGAgcctacaactacaaccacaactcCAAAGCCTACAACGACTACCACAACTCCAGAGCCTACAACGACTACAACTCCCGAAcccacaactactaccacaactCCAGAGCCTACAACGACTACCACAACTCCCGAAcccacaactactaccacaactCCAGAGCCTACAACGACTATCACAACTCCCGAACCCACAACGACTACCACAACTCCAGAGCCTACAACGACTACCACAACTCCCGAACCCACAACTACCACAACTCCCGAACCCACAACGACTACCACAACTCCAGAGCCTACAACGACTACCACAACTCCCGAACCCACAACTACCACAACTCCCGAAcccacaactactaccacaactCCCGAAcccacaactactaccacaactCCAGAGCCTACAACGACAGCTCCAGAAATAACAACTACCGGCCCTACCAATGACAATGCAAGTTGCACACTTTACAGTTTCGACGACAAAGTAGACTGGACCTCCCCATACTTTGGTGTTGCTGATTATCCAAACGATTTCAAGTGTGGCATCGTGGGCTACTAC GACGGACCACTGATGGCAAAGTACACGTTTAATACTTTCCAACTGGAGGGCAAGTCACGGAGAAGAAACGAACTGTGCCATGACTACGTCGACATTCCGATACCTTATAGTAGATCCATGAG gTTCTGTGGGAGCCAAACGGGGTATCAAAACGTACCCAACTTCCGGTTCTCTACCGAATTCGTGACCGATTCCTCCATCACTGACGTCGGGTATAACATTAGCATCAGCTGGGAAATAACGGAATGTCACACTGTTATCCAACTCTCGAAAAAAGACTCGAGGGGGACCATCTCGAGCCCCAACTACCCAAGTGACTACCCCGATCAGGCAGCGTGCGAGTGGTGGATTGTG GCTCCAGCTGGCAAGAAAGTGACCTTGCAGTTCAGAGACGTGCAAGTCAATAACCCCGACTGCGAGGCCTTTTACATCGCGGTTGACAGGTCCGGCAGCGGCAACTACCTCCCCGAGAACAGCGACTTGATATGCAGCGAAATAAAGAAGCTTACTCTCACCTCCGATGCAGAAACCATGAATGTGGCTTTTTACGGCAGGGCCATGAGTAACGCCGGGTTTACTGCCAGGTATCGGATGTCGTGA
- the LOC113817599 gene encoding uncharacterized protein isoform X2 (The sequence of the model RefSeq protein was modified relative to this genomic sequence to represent the inferred CDS: added 111 bases not found in genome assembly), with translation MVLFLALSCLLPGLALTMSVEGRAAPDLSTYNSVGERVQPDLSTYNSVDERVHPDLSTYNSVEERVHPDLSTYNSVDERVRPDLSTYNSVEERVHPDLSTYNVDEMYLRGDTEDSGPVEEPFEQTNPDVVDGKNLFEKDIMLTEAQWEQVLARKGLAAESRRWPEDASGTPRVKYRFADENVDQQAVLAGIAHWETHTCVRFDLITDANQPHLMFRQLSGCWSYIGYLPEYFPRGQNISIGLNCESLGTVAHEIGHSLGWYHEQSRPDRDLFVHVNSQNVQSGRLGNFHKQSDTEVNNQNVPYDLRSVMHYGGTYFSINEHLTLATVDPRDQGLIGKRVGFSHMDILIANRMYHCIDKWLENCGLTADPCQNNGFTGESCTCVCPEGTTGTHCETVTGDYHAAYRSACNELITSPTTISSPNYPNKYPAGVTCAKWIKAPENMIPKVTFTDFRLTACANKWDFLEIRTNDLFDGDFYCENQIAAGTSFVGTSRELILMFYTRSNRGYGWEADVTFFDPSTTTTTTPEPTTTTTPEPTTTTTTPEPTTTTTPEPTTTTTTPEPTTTTTTPEPTTTTTTPEPTTTTTTPEPTTTTTTPEPTTTTTPEPTTTTTTPEPTTTTTPEPTTTTTTPEPTTTTTTPEPTTTTTTPEPTTTSTTPEPTTTTTTPEPTTITTTPEPTTTTTTPEPTTTTTPEPTTTTTTPEPTTTTTPDPTTTTTTPEPTTTTTTPEPTTTTTTPKPTTTTTTPEPTTTTTPEPTTTTTTPEPTTTTTTPEPTTTTTTPEPTTTITTPEPTTTTTTPEPTTTTTTPEPTTTTTPEPTTTTTTPEPTTTTTTPEPTTTTTPEPTTTTTTPEPTTTTTTPEPTTTAPEITTTGPTNDNASCTLYSFDDKVDWTSPYFGVADYPNDFKCGIVGYYDGPLMAKYTFNTFQLEGKSRRRNELCHDYVDIPIPYSRSMRFCGSQTGYQNVPNFRFSTEFVTDSSITDVGYNISISWEITECHTVIQLSKKDSRGTISSPNYPSDYPDQAACEWWIVAPAGKKVTLQFRDVQVNNPDCEAFYIAVDRSGSGNYLPENSDLICSEIKKLTLTSDAETMNVAFYGRAMSNAGFTARYRMS, from the exons GTTCAGCCAGATCTTAGCACGTATAAT tcTGTGGACGAGAGGGTTCACCCAGATCTTAGCACGTAcaat tccGTGGAGGAGAGGGTTCACCCAGATCTTAGCACATATAAT TCTGTGGACGAGAGGGTTCGCCCAGATCTTAGCACGTATAAT tccGTGGAGGAGAGGGTTCACCCAGATCTTAGCACATATAAT GTGGACGAGATGTACCTACGTGGAGACACCGAGGATTCTGGT CCCGTGGAGGAGCCCTTCGAACAGACCAACCCGGACGTCGTCGATGGCAAAAACCTCTTCGAGAAGGATATCATGCTGACGGAGGCCCAGTGGGAGCAGGTGCTGGCGAGGAAGGGCTTGGCCGCCGAGTCGAGGCGCTGGCCCGAGGACGCCTCTGGGACTCCGCGCGTCAAATACCGCTTCGCCGACG AGAACGTGGACCAGCAGGCCGTCCTCGCAGGCATCGCCCACTGGGAGACTCACACCTGCGTTCGCTTCGACCTCATCACCGACGCCAACCAACCGCACCTCATGTTCCGTCAGCTGAGCGGCTGCTGGTCCTACATCGGCTACCTACCCGAATACTTCCCGAGAGGACAAAACATATCGATTGGTCTTAATTGCGAGTCG CTGGGCACCGTCGCCCATGAGATCGGCCACTCCCTGGGCTGGTACCACGAGCAGTCCCGCCCCGACAGAGACCTCTTCGTCCACGTCAACTCGCAGAATGTCCAGTCGGGCAGGCTCGGCAACTTCCACAAGCAGTCTGACACCGAGGTCAACAACCAGAACGTGCCTTATGACCTGAGGAGCGTCATGCACTACGGAGGAACG TACTTCAGCATAAACGAGCACCTCACCCTGGCAACAGTGGACCCACGTGACCAAGGACTCATCGGCAAACGCGTCGGCTTCTCACACATGGATATTCTGATCGCCAACCGGATGTATCACTGCATCG ACAAATGGCTCGAGAACTGTGGCTTGACCGCTGATCCCTGCCAGAACAACGGCTTCACGGGGGAGTCCTGCACCTGCGTGTGTCCTGAGGGAACGACGGGTACACACTGCGAGACTGTCACCGGCGATTACCACg CTGCCTACCGAAGTGCCTGCAACGAGCTCATCACCTCCCCAACGACCATTAGTTCTCCTAATTATCCTAACAAATATCCTGCAG GCGTGACGTGTGCCAAGTGGATCAAAGCCCCTGAGAACATGATTCCGAAGGTCACGTTCACCGATTTCAGATTAACAGCCTGCGCCAATAAGTGGGATTTCTTGGAGATTCGGACCAACGATCTCTTCGATGGAGATTT cTACTGCGAAAACCAAATCGCCGCCGGCACCTCTTTCGTAGGTACAAGCAGAGAGCTAATCCTCATGTTCTATACCCGATCCAACCGCGGATATGGGTGGGAAGCGGATGTCACTTTCTTCGACCCTTCGACAACGACTACCACAACTCCAGAGCCTACAACTACCACAACTCCAGAGCCTACAACGACTACCACAACTCCAGAGCCTACAACTACCACAACTCCAGAGCCTACAACGACTACCACGACTCCAGAGCCTACAACGACTACCACGACTCCAGAGCCTACAACGACTACCACAACTCCAGAGCCTACAACGACTACCACAACTCCAGAGCCTACAACGACTACCACAACTCCCGAACCCACAACTACCACAACTCCGGAGCCTACAACGACTACCACAACTCCAGAGCCTACAACTACCACAACTCCAGAGCCTACAACGACTACCACAACTCCAGAGCCTACAACGACTACCACAACTCCCGAAcccacaactactaccacaactCCAGAGCCTACAACGACTTCCACAACTCCCGAAcccacaactactaccacaactCCAGAGCCTACAACGATTACCACAACTCCGGAGCCTACAACGACTACCACAACTCCAGAGCCTACAACTACCACAACTCCAGAGCCTACAACGACTACCACAACTCCAGAGCCTACAACTACCACAACTCCAGACCCAACAACGACTACTACAACTCCGGAACCTACAACGACTACCACAACTCCAGAgcctacaactacaaccacaactcCAAAGCCTACAACGACTACCACAACTCCAGAGCCTACAACGACTACAACTCCCGAAcccacaactactaccacaactCCAGAGCCTACAACGACTACCACAACTCCCGAAcccacaactactaccacaactCCAGAGCCTACAACGACTATCACAACTCCCGAACCCACAACGACTACCACAACTCCAGAGCCTACAACGACTACCACAACTCCCGAACCCACAACTACCACAACTCCCGAACCCACAACGACTACCACAACTCCAGAGCCTACAACGACTACCACAACTCCCGAACCCACAACTACCACAACTCCCGAAcccacaactactaccacaactCCCGAAcccacaactactaccacaactCCAGAGCCTACAACGACAGCTCCAGAAATAACAACTACCGGCCCTACCAATGACAATGCAAGTTGCACACTTTACAGTTTCGACGACAAAGTAGACTGGACCTCCCCATACTTTGGTGTTGCTGATTATCCAAACGATTTCAAGTGTGGCATCGTGGGCTACTAC GACGGACCACTGATGGCAAAGTACACGTTTAATACTTTCCAACTGGAGGGCAAGTCACGGAGAAGAAACGAACTGTGCCATGACTACGTCGACATTCCGATACCTTATAGTAGATCCATGAG gTTCTGTGGGAGCCAAACGGGGTATCAAAACGTACCCAACTTCCGGTTCTCTACCGAATTCGTGACCGATTCCTCCATCACTGACGTCGGGTATAACATTAGCATCAGCTGGGAAATAACGGAATGTCACACTGTTATCCAACTCTCGAAAAAAGACTCGAGGGGGACCATCTCGAGCCCCAACTACCCAAGTGACTACCCCGATCAGGCAGCGTGCGAGTGGTGGATTGTG GCTCCAGCTGGCAAGAAAGTGACCTTGCAGTTCAGAGACGTGCAAGTCAATAACCCCGACTGCGAGGCCTTTTACATCGCGGTTGACAGGTCCGGCAGCGGCAACTACCTCCCCGAGAACAGCGACTTGATATGCAGCGAAATAAAGAAGCTTACTCTCACCTCCGATGCAGAAACCATGAATGTGGCTTTTTACGGCAGGGCCATGAGTAACGCCGGGTTTACTGCCAGGTATCGGATGTCGTGA
- the LOC113817599 gene encoding uncharacterized protein isoform X3 (The sequence of the model RefSeq protein was modified relative to this genomic sequence to represent the inferred CDS: added 111 bases not found in genome assembly): MVLFLALSCLLPGLALTMSVEGRAAPDLSTYNSVGERVQPDLSTYNSVDERVHPDLSTYNSVEERVHPDLSTYNSVDERVRPDLSTYNVDEMYLRGDTEDSGPVEEPFEQTNPDVVDGKNLFEKDIMLTEAQWEQVLARKGLAAESRRWPEDASGTPRVKYRFADENVDQQAVLAGIAHWETHTCVRFDLITDANQPHLMFRQLSGCWSYIGYLPEYFPRGQNISIGLNCESLGTVAHEIGHSLGWYHEQSRPDRDLFVHVNSQNVQSGRLGNFHKQSDTEVNNQNVPYDLRSVMHYGGTYFSINEHLTLATVDPRDQGLIGKRVGFSHMDILIANRMYHCIDKWLENCGLTADPCQNNGFTGESCTCVCPEGTTGTHCETVTGDYHAAYRSACNELITSPTTISSPNYPNKYPAGVTCAKWIKAPENMIPKVTFTDFRLTACANKWDFLEIRTNDLFDGDFYCENQIAAGTSFVGTSRELILMFYTRSNRGYGWEADVTFFDPSTTTTTTPEPTTTTTPEPTTTTTTPEPTTTTTPEPTTTTTTPEPTTTTTTPEPTTTTTTPEPTTTTTTPEPTTTTTTPEPTTTTTPEPTTTTTTPEPTTTTTPEPTTTTTTPEPTTTTTTPEPTTTTTTPEPTTTSTTPEPTTTTTTPEPTTITTTPEPTTTTTTPEPTTTTTPEPTTTTTTPEPTTTTTPDPTTTTTTPEPTTTTTTPEPTTTTTTPKPTTTTTTPEPTTTTTPEPTTTTTTPEPTTTTTTPEPTTTTTTPEPTTTITTPEPTTTTTTPEPTTTTTTPEPTTTTTPEPTTTTTTPEPTTTTTTPEPTTTTTPEPTTTTTTPEPTTTTTTPEPTTTAPEITTTGPTNDNASCTLYSFDDKVDWTSPYFGVADYPNDFKCGIVGYYDGPLMAKYTFNTFQLEGKSRRRNELCHDYVDIPIPYSRSMRFCGSQTGYQNVPNFRFSTEFVTDSSITDVGYNISISWEITECHTVIQLSKKDSRGTISSPNYPSDYPDQAACEWWIVAPAGKKVTLQFRDVQVNNPDCEAFYIAVDRSGSGNYLPENSDLICSEIKKLTLTSDAETMNVAFYGRAMSNAGFTARYRMS, encoded by the exons GTTCAGCCAGATCTTAGCACGTATAAT tcTGTGGACGAGAGGGTTCACCCAGATCTTAGCACGTAcaat tccGTGGAGGAGAGGGTTCACCCAGATCTTAGCACATATAAT TCTGTGGACGAGAGGGTTCGCCCAGATCTTAGCACGTATAAT GTGGACGAGATGTACCTACGTGGAGACACCGAGGATTCTGGT CCCGTGGAGGAGCCCTTCGAACAGACCAACCCGGACGTCGTCGATGGCAAAAACCTCTTCGAGAAGGATATCATGCTGACGGAGGCCCAGTGGGAGCAGGTGCTGGCGAGGAAGGGCTTGGCCGCCGAGTCGAGGCGCTGGCCCGAGGACGCCTCTGGGACTCCGCGCGTCAAATACCGCTTCGCCGACG AGAACGTGGACCAGCAGGCCGTCCTCGCAGGCATCGCCCACTGGGAGACTCACACCTGCGTTCGCTTCGACCTCATCACCGACGCCAACCAACCGCACCTCATGTTCCGTCAGCTGAGCGGCTGCTGGTCCTACATCGGCTACCTACCCGAATACTTCCCGAGAGGACAAAACATATCGATTGGTCTTAATTGCGAGTCG CTGGGCACCGTCGCCCATGAGATCGGCCACTCCCTGGGCTGGTACCACGAGCAGTCCCGCCCCGACAGAGACCTCTTCGTCCACGTCAACTCGCAGAATGTCCAGTCGGGCAGGCTCGGCAACTTCCACAAGCAGTCTGACACCGAGGTCAACAACCAGAACGTGCCTTATGACCTGAGGAGCGTCATGCACTACGGAGGAACG TACTTCAGCATAAACGAGCACCTCACCCTGGCAACAGTGGACCCACGTGACCAAGGACTCATCGGCAAACGCGTCGGCTTCTCACACATGGATATTCTGATCGCCAACCGGATGTATCACTGCATCG ACAAATGGCTCGAGAACTGTGGCTTGACCGCTGATCCCTGCCAGAACAACGGCTTCACGGGGGAGTCCTGCACCTGCGTGTGTCCTGAGGGAACGACGGGTACACACTGCGAGACTGTCACCGGCGATTACCACg CTGCCTACCGAAGTGCCTGCAACGAGCTCATCACCTCCCCAACGACCATTAGTTCTCCTAATTATCCTAACAAATATCCTGCAG GCGTGACGTGTGCCAAGTGGATCAAAGCCCCTGAGAACATGATTCCGAAGGTCACGTTCACCGATTTCAGATTAACAGCCTGCGCCAATAAGTGGGATTTCTTGGAGATTCGGACCAACGATCTCTTCGATGGAGATTT cTACTGCGAAAACCAAATCGCCGCCGGCACCTCTTTCGTAGGTACAAGCAGAGAGCTAATCCTCATGTTCTATACCCGATCCAACCGCGGATATGGGTGGGAAGCGGATGTCACTTTCTTCGACCCTTCGACAACGACTACCACAACTCCAGAGCCTACAACTACCACAACTCCAGAGCCTACAACGACTACCACAACTCCAGAGCCTACAACTACCACAACTCCAGAGCCTACAACGACTACCACGACTCCAGAGCCTACAACGACTACCACGACTCCAGAGCCTACAACGACTACCACAACTCCAGAGCCTACAACGACTACCACAACTCCAGAGCCTACAACGACTACCACAACTCCCGAACCCACAACTACCACAACTCCGGAGCCTACAACGACTACCACAACTCCAGAGCCTACAACTACCACAACTCCAGAGCCTACAACGACTACCACAACTCCAGAGCCTACAACGACTACCACAACTCCCGAAcccacaactactaccacaactCCAGAGCCTACAACGACTTCCACAACTCCCGAAcccacaactactaccacaactCCAGAGCCTACAACGATTACCACAACTCCGGAGCCTACAACGACTACCACAACTCCAGAGCCTACAACTACCACAACTCCAGAGCCTACAACGACTACCACAACTCCAGAGCCTACAACTACCACAACTCCAGACCCAACAACGACTACTACAACTCCGGAACCTACAACGACTACCACAACTCCAGAgcctacaactacaaccacaactcCAAAGCCTACAACGACTACCACAACTCCAGAGCCTACAACGACTACAACTCCCGAAcccacaactactaccacaactCCAGAGCCTACAACGACTACCACAACTCCCGAAcccacaactactaccacaactCCAGAGCCTACAACGACTATCACAACTCCCGAACCCACAACGACTACCACAACTCCAGAGCCTACAACGACTACCACAACTCCCGAACCCACAACTACCACAACTCCCGAACCCACAACGACTACCACAACTCCAGAGCCTACAACGACTACCACAACTCCCGAACCCACAACTACCACAACTCCCGAAcccacaactactaccacaactCCCGAAcccacaactactaccacaactCCAGAGCCTACAACGACAGCTCCAGAAATAACAACTACCGGCCCTACCAATGACAATGCAAGTTGCACACTTTACAGTTTCGACGACAAAGTAGACTGGACCTCCCCATACTTTGGTGTTGCTGATTATCCAAACGATTTCAAGTGTGGCATCGTGGGCTACTAC GACGGACCACTGATGGCAAAGTACACGTTTAATACTTTCCAACTGGAGGGCAAGTCACGGAGAAGAAACGAACTGTGCCATGACTACGTCGACATTCCGATACCTTATAGTAGATCCATGAG gTTCTGTGGGAGCCAAACGGGGTATCAAAACGTACCCAACTTCCGGTTCTCTACCGAATTCGTGACCGATTCCTCCATCACTGACGTCGGGTATAACATTAGCATCAGCTGGGAAATAACGGAATGTCACACTGTTATCCAACTCTCGAAAAAAGACTCGAGGGGGACCATCTCGAGCCCCAACTACCCAAGTGACTACCCCGATCAGGCAGCGTGCGAGTGGTGGATTGTG GCTCCAGCTGGCAAGAAAGTGACCTTGCAGTTCAGAGACGTGCAAGTCAATAACCCCGACTGCGAGGCCTTTTACATCGCGGTTGACAGGTCCGGCAGCGGCAACTACCTCCCCGAGAACAGCGACTTGATATGCAGCGAAATAAAGAAGCTTACTCTCACCTCCGATGCAGAAACCATGAATGTGGCTTTTTACGGCAGGGCCATGAGTAACGCCGGGTTTACTGCCAGGTATCGGATGTCGTGA